The genomic stretch AATGAAGACACTGTTAAAAGCGCTAACACCCCTGCTTATTGGACTATTGTGGACGGTGAGTGCCTGGGCGTCATTAACCGATCAGTTAAGCGAAGATTTTGCACCAGTCAATGGCTATGTCGTCATGGCCGCAGGTGGCGAATACATTTTAGACGTCGATAGCAGTCAAGGGGTCAGCAGTGGCGATTTGTTCAGTGTTGTTACTGAAGGTGAAAAAATTGTTCACCCGGTTACTGGCGAAGTCATTGGCTCCTTAGATCGTGTTTCCGCTGTACTTCAGGTGACGCGAATTAAGACCGGTTATTCCTATGCCAAAGTTCTCCGGGGTGAGGCAACATTAGAACCGGGAACGGCAATTCATCGCTTTGACGGCCTTGATGCGGTTTTCGTTGACGAGGGCACCAATAAGGATGTCCTGTCTCAGATTAAAGATGCTGTTCCTGCTTTGCAATGGCAGGGGAATAGTGCTTCAACTCAAGCAGATCTTTATTTTCAAGCCGGTGCTGGAGCGTTGCAAGTCCGCGACAGTCAGGGGCAATTGTTGAGGAGCTATCCTTTGACTGCTGCTGTTGCCGCAACCCCTGCACCCGTAACGATGACTGCTCCTCGTGTTGTGGCTCCATCGATTGCCGCACCACAAATTACACCAACTCCGGTAGAGAATTCCGGCACTGTTCAGTATCAGGCGCCACAACAGGTCTCAAGTTTTTCGACGGGTGGGCTGAATATGGAGTTTCCCCGTTTTAACAAAATTGGCCAATTCGGTGATACGACCAGAACGGCTGATTTTGAACCATTTAACGGGAAATATCTTTTAGCCGCAGGAAGTTTCGGACAAATCAGAGTGTTTGACGTCAGTAATGGTCTCACTATGTTGGCAGATGCCGACAGTGCCACTCTTGGTCAGATTCTTTCTATCAGCTGGTGGCAGCCGACGGAATCGGAACTTTATCTTGTTGCCAATGTCTGGGGGGATGATCGCCTTGAGACCGATGTGTTGAAATGGACAGGAAATGGCTTCTCGGTTGTGGAAAAAGGGATGCGCAAACTGTTGGCAGCCTTTGATGGTGATGGTGATGGTCGTTCCGAACTGCTGCTAACCCAGGATTTCAATCGGGAAACCTTTTACGGTAACCGGGTTCGTGAAGCATATTTGGCTGGTGACGAATTGGATTATCGTGATGTCGCATTTGAGATTCCACGCAACTTCCGAATTATCGGAGCGGTGATTGCTGATGTGACTGGCGACCAACAGCCCGAACTGAGTTTTGTCCGTAACCGTCGACTGTATATCTACTCCGGTACCCAGCAGCTTTACAAATCAAACAAAGAGATTGGCGCGTCCATCTCCGGCGTTACTTATGATGTTGATCCTGCCGCTCAAAACCCGATGATTACCACCGCCGTATGTGAAGTGGCTCCGGTCGCTGCAGATCTGGATGGTGATGGCATCAAGGAAATTGTTGCTGTTGGTGCAGAAGGGACACTGCTCCAAGCAGCAGGAGTGACCTCAACCGTTGATCAAAGCTGGCTGGCTGTTTTCAAATATCAGGACGGTATGATGCTCAAGGGAACTCTCGGCGATAAGCTGGAGCGTCCCATTCAAGGTGTTGCCGTTGTTGATGGCCAGGCTGTGATGGTGGCAACCGAGCTGGGATCGTTGCTGGGTGAAGGTCAGAAGAGCAGTTATGTGTTGGCGGTACCGGTGCAGTAGCTAGGATAAATATATTCAGCCTAAAAGGCTGCAAAATTTGCACAAAAGTGCATTTTTTGCAGCCTTTTTTTGGTGAAATCCTTTGGATTTTAGGTAGGTCGGCATGGCATGCAAATTGAACTTAATAAGCAAAAACAGAAGGAGCAGCCATGTCTAAGGAAGATCAAAAAGGATTTACTCTGCTAGAAGTTGTTGTGGTTATAGCCATGCTGACAATTTTGACAGCTATAGCGGGTTTTTATCTTGTGGGAAGAGCTCAGAGAGCTTCTTTAAAAAAAGATGCGAATGATATCGCGCATTATATGGTCTTGGCCAAAACTGGTGCGATCCGAGATACAACCGTTTGGGCCATTCAATTTGATCCTGCAGGCAGACAATATGTCGTGCTGAGTAATTCAGGAGAGGATGCCGGATCCGAAGATTGGACCGATGGAGATGAGGTTGTGTATCAAAGAGTGCGCCTGTCAGCAAAGATTAATTTTGGAAGTGGTAAAGGATTGCGTCCGGGGGCTACTGTGTTACCGATAGATGGCGTAAGCTTTTCGGCTGATCGGGTTGTGTTTAATCCCAATGGAACAAGTGAGTCAGGAACTGTCTACCTGAAAAATGATGAAAATGAGACATTCGCTATGAGCAGTTTGGCGACGACAGGCCGTGTAAAGGTCTGGAAGAATTATGGATCTGGCTGGGATTAAAGGAGGTAAGAATGTTGAAAGCTGAGCATGGATTCAGTCTGATTGAATTAATGATCGCTTTGCTTATTTTGGCTGTGGGTTTACTTAGTCTGGCTGGTTTGCAAGGTGTTGCCATTGAAGGTAACAGACAAGGAAACCTGATTTCACAGGCAACTGCATTAGCTGAAAACCGAATCGAACGGATTCAAAGTGAAGATTATGATGCGGTTAATGATGTAACCTTCCCGGCGGTTGACAATGGCATAGGTATTAACGGTTATTTCGATCGAACAACATTGATTGAAAATGATGTGCCTTTGGTTGGTCTGAAACGTATAACGGTTACAGTCTCCTGGTCTGATGGTGAAGTCCATCAGGTGGAGTTGCGCACTATTGTTTCAAATGAGGGGTGATTATGAATAATCGTGGTTTTACATTGGTAGAAATATTGATCACCCTTCTGGTTTCGGCCGTGGTGCTGCTTGGTGTACTGAACCTGTTCAACAAAAGTCAGAAAACATATGCTGTTCAGGAAGAATTGGCAGAATTGCAGCAGAACGTCCGTGTTGCCAAAATGTATCTTGAACGAGATGCACGCATGGCCGGTTCTGGAATCCTGAACATGTCCTATGGTGGCTACGAGGTTTTCCCGATCGAATTCGAAAACAATGTTGACGGATTAAGTGGAAATGCCGCGACTGTTGCCAACATCGTTACAGGAACAGATCTCGTTGTGATTCGCTACCAGAATTTCAATACCGATGGTTGTGGAACCGATCCAACTGGAACCTACAGTGCTTGTGATGATTTACCTCAGCTGATTCTTTCCAATGACATGCCGGATACGGCAACTGTAGCGATTGTCGTTGATGATCTTGAAACGACTCCCTACAGTGCCTGGGATAATGGGTGTTATTGTAACGGTGTTCCTTATACGCAACCAACTCCAGGGATGCCCTTTATTGTAACAGCACCTGATGGGAGTTCATCGGCGGTCCTGTTTCATACCAGTACTCTTCCCAATTCAGATAAAATAGGCAACGCACCAAACTACACCTATAACGGGGTGACCTATCCCAATAAAGTTCTTAATACTTATCCCGCCGGAAGCACGATAAATTTCTTTTATACCGATGGAATTTATGAAGCGATTTACTACATAGAAAACGTTGATGGTATTCCATGCCTTATCCGTGATAGTGGCAGTGGTGGCCAGGTCATTGCTGAATACATAGAAGATATGCAATTGGCTTTTGGACTAGACACTGCCGGCGACGGGGCTGTGGACACATGGATTGATAATGCAGATCTGACCAATACGCAAAAAAATCAGGTGCGCCTAGTGCGCCTTAATGTCGTCGGCCGGACTGCCCATGAACACCAAAATTTCACAGGAAATCGTCCTGCCGTTGAAGATCATGGAGCTGGTCCTGCTGATGGATTTCGACGTCGTCAGCTGACTGTAACAGTCAAAGTAAGAAATCTGGCCCTTTAAATAGATTGGA from Desulfuromonas acetoxidans DSM 684 encodes the following:
- a CDS encoding type IV pilus modification PilV family protein, translated to MLKAEHGFSLIELMIALLILAVGLLSLAGLQGVAIEGNRQGNLISQATALAENRIERIQSEDYDAVNDVTFPAVDNGIGINGYFDRTTLIENDVPLVGLKRITVTVSWSDGEVHQVELRTIVSNEG
- a CDS encoding GspH/FimT family pseudopilin, yielding MSKEDQKGFTLLEVVVVIAMLTILTAIAGFYLVGRAQRASLKKDANDIAHYMVLAKTGAIRDTTVWAIQFDPAGRQYVVLSNSGEDAGSEDWTDGDEVVYQRVRLSAKINFGSGKGLRPGATVLPIDGVSFSADRVVFNPNGTSESGTVYLKNDENETFAMSSLATTGRVKVWKNYGSGWD
- a CDS encoding PilW family protein, with translation MNNRGFTLVEILITLLVSAVVLLGVLNLFNKSQKTYAVQEELAELQQNVRVAKMYLERDARMAGSGILNMSYGGYEVFPIEFENNVDGLSGNAATVANIVTGTDLVVIRYQNFNTDGCGTDPTGTYSACDDLPQLILSNDMPDTATVAIVVDDLETTPYSAWDNGCYCNGVPYTQPTPGMPFIVTAPDGSSSAVLFHTSTLPNSDKIGNAPNYTYNGVTYPNKVLNTYPAGSTINFFYTDGIYEAIYYIENVDGIPCLIRDSGSGGQVIAEYIEDMQLAFGLDTAGDGAVDTWIDNADLTNTQKNQVRLVRLNVVGRTAHEHQNFTGNRPAVEDHGAGPADGFRRRQLTVTVKVRNLAL